A window from Amblyomma americanum isolate KBUSLIRL-KWMA chromosome 7, ASM5285725v1, whole genome shotgun sequence encodes these proteins:
- the LOC144098571 gene encoding uncharacterized protein LOC144098571 isoform X1, which yields MKRLSGCTEAMVFSGAGIIIGSVVVVAVLFLGFLCWFCRSGDRKMASVGPVKFKKHKKTHGYKRGSFGSGSYYPPGGWSSDIGHSSSDEEAGQCGDSGHGSGGHDSGGHDSGGHDSGGHDSGGGCDTGGGDSGGGCDSGGGCDSGGGGCDSGGGDD from the coding sequence GGGTGCACTGAAGCCATGGTGTTCTCCGGTGCTGGCATCATCATTGGGAGCGTGGTAGTCGTCGCAGTGCTCTTTCTTGGCTTCCTCTGCTGGTTCTGCCGTTCTGGAGACAGGAAAATGGCCTCAGTAGGCCCCGTGAAATTTAAAAAACACAAGAAGACACATGGCTACAAACGGGGTAGCTTTGGATCGGGCTCATACTACCCCCCTGGTGGTTGGTCTTCTGACATTGGTCACTCTAGCAGTGATGAAGAAGCTGGCCAGTGTGGCGACAGTGGTCATGGTAGTGGAGGCCATGACAGTGGGGGTCATGACAGCGGTGGTCATGACAGCGGTGGTCATGATAGTGGGGGCGGCTGTGACACTGGAGGAGGTGACAGTGGTGGTGGATGTGACAGTGGTGGCGGATGTGATAGTGGTGGAGGAGGATGTGATAGCGGTGGTGGTGATGACTGA
- the LOC144098571 gene encoding uncharacterized protein LOC144098571 isoform X2, with protein sequence MVFSGAGIIIGSVVVVAVLFLGFLCWFCRSGDRKMASVGPVKFKKHKKTHGYKRGSFGSGSYYPPGGWSSDIGHSSSDEEAGQCGDSGHGSGGHDSGGHDSGGHDSGGHDSGGGCDTGGGDSGGGCDSGGGCDSGGGGCDSGGGDD encoded by the coding sequence ATGGTGTTCTCCGGTGCTGGCATCATCATTGGGAGCGTGGTAGTCGTCGCAGTGCTCTTTCTTGGCTTCCTCTGCTGGTTCTGCCGTTCTGGAGACAGGAAAATGGCCTCAGTAGGCCCCGTGAAATTTAAAAAACACAAGAAGACACATGGCTACAAACGGGGTAGCTTTGGATCGGGCTCATACTACCCCCCTGGTGGTTGGTCTTCTGACATTGGTCACTCTAGCAGTGATGAAGAAGCTGGCCAGTGTGGCGACAGTGGTCATGGTAGTGGAGGCCATGACAGTGGGGGTCATGACAGCGGTGGTCATGACAGCGGTGGTCATGATAGTGGGGGCGGCTGTGACACTGGAGGAGGTGACAGTGGTGGTGGATGTGACAGTGGTGGCGGATGTGATAGTGGTGGAGGAGGATGTGATAGCGGTGGTGGTGATGACTGA